In one Candidatus Binatia bacterium genomic region, the following are encoded:
- a CDS encoding class I SAM-dependent methyltransferase, with the protein MPFRCHDYRSPEETFGRAKNTVDFIKRYIFPGSCIPSVAALLPSAVRASLIKLVHLEDLNTALRRNTAPMAIGLLDNLGRVRQLGFSEEFIRIWEFYLCHCETGFEERSIGDVQLLMAKPENRSTSILPPLS; encoded by the coding sequence ATGCCGTTCCGCTGCCACGACTACCGCTCGCCCGAAGAGACCTTCGGTCGTGCGAAGAACACCGTCGACTTCATCAAGCGGTACATATTTCCCGGCAGTTGCATCCCCTCGGTCGCCGCGTTGTTGCCATCCGCGGTGCGGGCCAGCTTGATAAAGCTCGTACACCTGGAGGACCTAAACACCGCACTACGCCGAAACACTGCGCCGATGGCGATCGGGCTTCTCGACAACTTGGGCCGCGTACGCCAGCTCGGTTTCTCCGAGGAGTTCATCCGCATATGGGAGTTCTACCTCTGCCACTGTGAGACCGGCTTCGAGGAACGCTCTATCGGTGACGTTCAGCTTCTGATGGCGAAGCCGGAGAACCGGAGCACTTCGATTCTTCCACCTCTGTCCTGA
- a CDS encoding FG-GAP repeat protein: MARRPAREDGAGEELAVTLSVRGELRPALRDGGRDVVFVDASGRQVVNYAGLKVFDADGRDLPARFETRGADLRVLVDEREARYPVTIDPLVQQAAYLKASNTESPDSFGASVAISGDTIVVGAKFEDSAATGVNGDQSDNSESSSGAAYVFERSGGGWLQQAYLKASNTERYDSFGASVAISGDTIVVGARSEDSAATGVNGDQSDNSAYASGAAYVFERSGVTWSQQAYLKASNTEAEDHFGSNVAISGDTIVVGAWGEDSAATGVNGDQSDNSAAYTAAAYVFERSGVTWSQQAYLKASNTEGYDYFGRSVTISGDTIVVGAPGEASAATGVNGNHSDNSESSSGAAYVFDSYLIGDFICPYYVDTCPEPNFIDPVSKARLAIFPWTESEVYDNGPGDVAPACGVIEVVDVAVPGDASATFSGTVSFAGASNPAPAQLVVAEATITHAETSGTGPMMDVQDLFFACAEFSTYEEATAGTIRVDVAGQLSTASGSNTVGDEELRITAFGTSFTDVTGAPPPGSAEALWTSGGSVASPQNMSATALASGTFAAGAGVIALYADIMLGEGETMTFPSSIHATVDQPSGLDDDDGDGVPNPEDAFPGDGLETTDSDGDGLGDNRETNTGGYTSETDTGTDPNDSDSDDDGLSDGSETATGTYVDSSDTGSDPNDADSDDDGRSDGEEYRIGADLFDPSDPPAGCAEEPRDDCEGPWAKVSLLVNEKKAGKEKIIAKLIGGPEILGMDWGDPITTGGGAYGICLYADGERLLPLEAPLVAELVVDRAGEECGTRACWKPAGGFGFLYKDKAAEEDGVSGAKFLGGPAGKSKILLKAGNNASKGIESLPTGIAGRLVGAQEVTVQIQRHATRTCYSADLTDVKTATPTLFKAK; this comes from the coding sequence GTGGCGCGGCGCCCGGCGCGCGAGGACGGTGCGGGCGAAGAGCTTGCGGTGACGCTGTCGGTGCGGGGTGAATTACGCCCGGCGCTGCGCGACGGCGGGCGCGACGTGGTCTTCGTGGACGCGTCGGGCCGTCAGGTCGTGAACTACGCGGGCCTCAAGGTATTCGACGCGGACGGCCGCGACCTTCCGGCCCGCTTCGAGACCCGGGGTGCCGACCTGCGCGTTCTCGTCGACGAGCGCGAGGCGCGCTACCCGGTGACGATCGATCCACTCGTCCAGCAGGCGGCCTATCTCAAGGCCTCGAACACCGAGAGCCCTGATTCCTTCGGCGCGAGCGTAGCGATCTCGGGCGACACCATCGTCGTCGGGGCCAAGTTTGAGGACAGCGCCGCGACAGGCGTGAACGGGGACCAGTCCGACAACAGCGAGTCTAGCAGTGGCGCGGCCTACGTATTCGAGCGCAGCGGCGGGGGCTGGTTGCAGCAGGCCTATCTCAAGGCCTCGAACACCGAGCGCTATGATTCCTTCGGCGCGAGCGTAGCGATCTCGGGCGACACCATCGTCGTCGGGGCCAGGAGTGAGGACAGTGCGGCGACAGGCGTGAACGGGGACCAGTCCGACAACAGCGCGTACGCCAGTGGCGCGGCCTACGTTTTCGAGCGCAGCGGCGTGACCTGGTCGCAGCAGGCCTATCTCAAGGCCTCGAATACCGAGGCCGAGGATCATTTTGGCTCAAACGTAGCGATCTCGGGCGACACCATCGTCGTTGGGGCCTGGGGTGAGGACAGTGCGGCGACAGGCGTGAACGGGGACCAGTCCGACAACAGCGCGGCTTACACTGCCGCGGCCTACGTATTCGAGCGCAGCGGCGTGACCTGGTCGCAGCAGGCCTATCTCAAGGCCTCGAACACCGAGGGCTATGATTACTTCGGCCGGAGCGTAACGATCTCGGGCGACACCATCGTCGTCGGGGCCCCTGGAGAGGCCAGCGCCGCGACGGGCGTGAATGGGAACCATTCCGACAACAGCGAGTCTAGCAGTGGCGCGGCCTACGTTTTCGATAGCTACCTCATCGGCGACTTTATCTGCCCCTACTACGTCGATACCTGCCCGGAACCGAACTTCATCGACCCCGTGAGCAAGGCGCGCCTGGCGATCTTTCCGTGGACGGAGTCGGAGGTCTACGACAATGGTCCCGGCGACGTGGCCCCCGCCTGCGGCGTCATCGAGGTTGTGGACGTGGCCGTACCGGGCGACGCGTCGGCGACGTTCAGCGGCACGGTCTCTTTCGCCGGTGCCAGCAACCCCGCACCGGCGCAGCTCGTCGTGGCGGAAGCTACGATCACGCACGCCGAGACTTCAGGGACGGGGCCGATGATGGACGTGCAGGATCTGTTCTTCGCGTGCGCGGAATTCTCCACCTACGAGGAGGCGACTGCGGGCACGATTCGGGTGGACGTCGCCGGTCAGCTTTCGACGGCGTCCGGGTCCAACACGGTGGGCGATGAAGAACTACGCATCACCGCCTTTGGGACGTCGTTTACCGACGTCACGGGGGCACCACCTCCGGGCAGCGCGGAGGCACTCTGGACGAGCGGCGGCTCGGTGGCCTCGCCGCAGAACATGTCGGCCACGGCGCTGGCCTCGGGGACGTTTGCGGCCGGCGCGGGCGTGATCGCTCTGTACGCCGACATCATGCTCGGCGAAGGCGAGACCATGACCTTCCCGTCGAGCATCCACGCGACCGTGGATCAGCCCAGTGGACTGGACGACGACGACGGCGACGGCGTGCCGAACCCCGAGGACGCGTTTCCCGGTGATGGCTTGGAGACGACCGACAGTGACGGCGACGGCCTGGGCGACAATCGCGAGACGAATACCGGTGGCTATACGAGCGAGACGGATACGGGTACCGACCCCAACGATTCCGACAGCGACGACGACGGTTTGAGCGACGGCTCGGAGACGGCGACGGGCACCTACGTCGACTCGAGCGACACGGGCAGCGACCCCAACGATGCGGACTCGGACGACGATGGCCGCAGTGACGGCGAGGAGTACCGGATCGGTGCGGACCTTTTCGATCCGAGCGACCCGCCGGCGGGCTGCGCAGAGGAGCCGCGCGACGATTGTGAGGGGCCGTGGGCCAAGGTGAGCCTTTTGGTGAACGAGAAGAAGGCCGGCAAGGAGAAGATCATCGCCAAGCTCATTGGCGGGCCCGAGATCCTCGGCATGGACTGGGGCGATCCCATCACGACGGGCGGCGGCGCCTACGGGATTTGTCTATATGCGGACGGAGAACGGTTGCTGCCGTTGGAGGCTCCGTTGGTGGCGGAACTCGTGGTGGACCGAGCGGGCGAGGAGTGCGGGACCCGGGCGTGCTGGAAGCCCGCGGGCGGGTTTGGGTTTCTGTATAAGGACAAGGCGGCGGAAGAGGACGGAGTGAGTGGGGCGAAGTTCCTGGGGGGCCCGGCGGGCAAGTCGAAGATCCTCCTGAAGGCGGGGAACAACGCCTCCAAGGGGATCGAGAGTCTGCCGACCGGCATCGCCGGACGCCTGGTGGGAGCGCAGGAAGTGACAGTGCAGATCCAGCGCCACGCGACCCGCACCTGCTACTCGGCCGACCTCACCGACGTAAAGACCGCGACCCCGACCCTGTTCAAAGCGAAGTGA
- a CDS encoding TIGR02450 family Trp-rich protein gives MNRIHPRKLLDSKWSARRPRDDEKHFVVKRILYEGHRADRVVLEAIHSGRTYEIPWRELSGSDSWQMGWV, from the coding sequence ATGAACCGCATCCACCCTCGGAAACTGCTCGACAGCAAGTGGAGCGCGCGCCGCCCTCGCGATGACGAAAAGCACTTCGTGGTCAAACGGATTCTCTACGAGGGTCACCGCGCCGATCGGGTCGTCCTCGAAGCCATCCACTCCGGTCGCACCTATGAGATCCCTTGGCGCGAGCTCTCCGGCTCCGACAGCTGGCAGATGGGTTGGGTATGA
- a CDS encoding wax ester/triacylglycerol synthase family O-acyltransferase gives MPEVYFPKRMGPIDAMFWSLEKDRRLRTTAIAISIFDQAPDREGLREILHRATQRIPRLRQRVIEVPGGLSAPVWHDDPDFALEDHLRFETAPDGGAWSFVLDLAAAMAAKAFDRSRPLWEFAVVEQLKGGQAALVQKLHHSVGDGAAGVALMSEIYQLTRHAPTRMREHVPLEAPEPYGPEGGALALAAEILREDLASAPATLLAAVRSGLQAVQKPIENATYAIDQVRAVSEIMRSGPGPLSPIMRGRSSRSTFAALTLPTAQLKAAAAACDSTLNDALLAALASGLNRYHVRKGAPADGLRAAIPISVRDASGALTMGNRLAIGRFTLPCGERSARERMAAIHRTVQEQREPASLAAFEALATLVNFSPTDLILPLILEEMLKSDVVATAVTGPPAPLYLAGSRVESLFGFGPTAGAALNVTLMSYLDEASVAFTIDSSAVSDPEQLIDCMEAGFGEIVGLVRRPAASSRT, from the coding sequence ATGCCGGAAGTGTACTTCCCGAAACGCATGGGCCCCATCGACGCGATGTTCTGGTCGCTCGAGAAGGACCGTCGTCTGCGCACCACGGCAATCGCCATCTCGATCTTCGATCAGGCGCCCGACCGCGAAGGCCTGCGCGAGATTCTGCACCGGGCCACCCAGCGCATTCCTCGCCTCCGACAGCGTGTCATCGAGGTCCCCGGGGGTCTCTCCGCTCCCGTCTGGCACGACGACCCGGACTTCGCTCTCGAAGACCATTTGCGCTTCGAGACGGCACCCGACGGCGGTGCCTGGTCGTTCGTCTTGGATCTTGCCGCCGCCATGGCAGCGAAGGCCTTCGACCGAAGTCGTCCACTCTGGGAGTTCGCGGTGGTCGAGCAGCTCAAAGGGGGCCAAGCGGCCCTCGTGCAGAAGCTCCACCACTCTGTCGGAGACGGCGCGGCCGGCGTCGCGCTGATGTCGGAAATTTATCAGCTGACCCGGCACGCTCCAACCCGAATGCGTGAGCACGTTCCCCTCGAGGCGCCGGAGCCATACGGGCCCGAGGGTGGCGCTCTCGCACTTGCCGCCGAAATCCTACGCGAAGATCTGGCGAGCGCACCCGCCACGCTCCTGGCCGCCGTACGTTCTGGCCTCCAAGCGGTCCAGAAACCCATCGAGAACGCAACGTACGCTATCGATCAGGTGCGGGCCGTCAGCGAGATCATGCGCAGTGGCCCTGGCCCCCTAAGTCCGATCATGCGAGGGCGCTCGAGTCGCTCCACCTTCGCCGCCCTCACGCTCCCGACCGCGCAGCTAAAAGCCGCCGCAGCCGCCTGCGACTCGACCCTCAACGATGCCCTCCTGGCCGCTCTAGCCTCTGGGCTCAACCGGTATCACGTTCGCAAAGGCGCACCGGCTGACGGACTTCGCGCAGCGATCCCAATTAGCGTACGCGATGCTTCGGGCGCCCTCACCATGGGTAACCGCCTGGCGATCGGGCGATTCACTCTCCCCTGCGGCGAGAGGAGCGCCCGCGAACGCATGGCCGCGATTCACCGGACCGTGCAAGAACAACGCGAGCCCGCCTCTCTGGCCGCGTTCGAGGCCCTCGCGACACTCGTCAACTTCTCACCGACCGACCTGATCCTGCCGCTCATTCTCGAAGAGATGCTGAAGAGCGACGTGGTCGCGACCGCAGTAACCGGACCTCCGGCTCCGCTCTACCTCGCCGGTAGCCGGGTCGAGTCACTCTTCGGTTTCGGACCGACAGCGGGCGCCGCATTGAACGTCACCCTCATGAGCTACCTCGACGAGGCGAGCGTTGCCTTTACGATCGACTCATCCGCCGTCTCGGACCCGGAACAACTCATCGACTGCATGGAAGCGGGATTCGGCGAGATCGTGGGCTTGGTGCGACGCCCGGCCGCCTCCTCGCGGACATAA
- a CDS encoding class I SAM-dependent methyltransferase — protein sequence MLDFGSGRKLERFGDVVLDRPCPAAETATVLDEEAWSTADARYERAAGESGRWVAAKALPERWDVRHHGLRFEVRPTPFGHVGLFAEQAENWTWLAQQCRRFTGSCTVLNLFAYTGGSTLAAAAAGASVVHIDSAKNVNAWARRNAEASGLSDAPLRWIAEDAAKFVAREVRRGNRYDGVILDPPSYGHGPKGERWKIDEDLPPLLIDCARLVKEDRGFVLLSSHSPRHPPKVLGSLVEETFRRSPPWRRELQSLTIDDPSGRHLASGNAVRVVGGEG from the coding sequence TTGCTGGATTTCGGCTCCGGTCGAAAGCTGGAGCGATTCGGTGATGTGGTCCTCGATCGACCGTGTCCGGCGGCCGAGACTGCGACCGTGCTCGATGAAGAAGCGTGGAGCACCGCCGACGCGCGGTACGAACGCGCGGCCGGAGAGAGCGGACGTTGGGTAGCCGCGAAGGCGCTGCCGGAACGCTGGGATGTACGCCATCACGGCCTTCGGTTCGAAGTTCGACCCACGCCGTTCGGGCACGTCGGCCTGTTCGCGGAGCAAGCAGAAAACTGGACGTGGCTGGCGCAGCAATGCCGCCGGTTCACGGGCTCCTGCACGGTGCTGAATCTCTTCGCCTACACCGGCGGGAGTACGTTGGCGGCGGCCGCCGCGGGCGCAAGCGTCGTTCACATCGACTCGGCGAAGAACGTAAACGCGTGGGCTCGTCGCAATGCCGAGGCCTCAGGGCTGTCCGACGCCCCCCTTCGTTGGATCGCGGAAGACGCGGCGAAGTTCGTCGCTCGTGAAGTGCGCCGTGGCAACCGGTACGACGGAGTCATTCTCGATCCACCCAGCTACGGCCATGGCCCGAAGGGGGAGCGTTGGAAGATCGATGAAGACTTGCCGCCCCTGCTCATAGACTGTGCACGCCTCGTGAAGGAAGACCGCGGCTTTGTCTTGCTCAGCAGTCACTCCCCGCGGCATCCGCCGAAGGTCCTGGGTTCTCTCGTCGAGGAGACGTTTCGCCGCAGTCCGCCGTGGCGGCGTGAACTGCAATCCCTCACGATCGACGACCCGTCGGGGAGGCACCTAGCCTCGGGCAACGCTGTGCGCGTCGTCGGCGGTGAAGGATAG
- a CDS encoding TIGR01777 family oxidoreductase has product MNVVVTGATGLIGRSLTQELLANGHDVVAWTRSPEAAVSSLPARCNVVPWSPGDLPMDTLMDADAVIHLAGENVAGGRWTPSRKRALEASRIDTATAIFDAIASLPRDNRPKCLLSASAIGYYGDRGDDVLDEGSTPGTGFMPSLCTAWEAPIRRAEELGVRSAVLRIGIVLDDEGGMLGPVLPIFRAGLGGRIAGGKQWMSWIHLDDVVQLFVHALDNEDVRGPVNAATPNPVRNSDFTAALAACVGRPAFLPLPAFALRAAFGQMSSIMTASQRLIPRVAEQSGFEFRYPTLSEALGEICSRDAHELVFEQRVELPLERAFAFFADAKNLEKITPPFLHFSISSPPESDMRAGSLINYRLRLHGIPIRWRTRIDAWQPPHNFVDIQEKGPYSLWHHRHELEGHDGATIVRDRIRYRLPCGALGDLVAGSRVAKELETIFRYRRDQIVQLLSTEAAT; this is encoded by the coding sequence ATGAACGTCGTTGTCACGGGGGCAACAGGCTTGATCGGCCGGAGTCTGACCCAAGAGCTATTGGCCAACGGACACGACGTGGTCGCCTGGACCCGATCCCCCGAGGCGGCGGTCTCCTCTCTCCCGGCGCGCTGCAATGTCGTTCCATGGTCCCCCGGAGACCTGCCAATGGATACTCTGATGGACGCCGACGCGGTGATCCATCTAGCCGGCGAGAACGTAGCCGGCGGTCGTTGGACTCCGTCACGGAAACGAGCACTCGAGGCCTCGCGTATCGACACCGCGACCGCGATCTTCGATGCCATCGCTTCGCTCCCCCGGGACAACCGACCGAAGTGCCTCCTGTCCGCATCTGCGATCGGCTACTACGGCGACCGGGGCGACGATGTTCTCGACGAGGGTTCCACCCCGGGTACCGGCTTCATGCCGTCCCTCTGCACCGCCTGGGAAGCACCGATTCGTAGAGCCGAAGAGCTCGGCGTGCGATCCGCCGTTTTGCGAATCGGCATCGTCCTAGACGACGAAGGCGGCATGCTCGGACCGGTGTTGCCGATCTTCCGAGCTGGACTCGGCGGGCGGATCGCCGGCGGAAAGCAGTGGATGAGCTGGATCCACCTGGACGACGTCGTACAGCTATTCGTTCACGCTCTCGATAACGAAGATGTCCGAGGACCGGTCAACGCCGCCACGCCAAACCCGGTTCGCAATTCCGACTTCACCGCCGCCCTCGCCGCGTGCGTCGGACGCCCCGCATTCTTGCCCCTACCCGCCTTCGCACTGCGCGCCGCGTTTGGCCAAATGTCCTCGATCATGACCGCCAGCCAGCGCCTGATCCCCAGAGTCGCCGAGCAATCCGGTTTCGAGTTCCGCTACCCCACGTTATCCGAAGCACTGGGGGAGATCTGCTCCCGTGACGCACACGAACTGGTCTTCGAACAAAGAGTCGAACTCCCCCTCGAGCGGGCATTCGCTTTCTTCGCCGATGCCAAAAACCTCGAGAAGATCACTCCGCCGTTCCTACACTTCTCAATCTCCTCTCCACCAGAGAGTGACATGCGCGCAGGCAGCCTCATCAATTACCGGCTTCGACTGCACGGGATCCCGATACGCTGGCGTACGCGCATCGACGCGTGGCAGCCACCTCACAACTTCGTCGACATCCAGGAGAAGGGACCGTACTCGCTCTGGCATCATCGCCACGAGTTAGAGGGCCATGACGGAGCGACCATCGTCCGCGACCGCATCCGTTACCGTCTACCGTGCGGCGCGTTGGGTGATCTGGTTGCCGGTTCGCGGGTCGCCAAGGAGCTCGAGACCATCTTCCGCTATCGCCGCGATCAGATCGTGCAGCTCCTGTCCACGGAGGCCGCGACATGA
- a CDS encoding SDR family oxidoreductase, with the protein MRDGDTILVTGATGYIGGRLHPTLDRSGYRVRCLARRPEALRGRVGPNTEVVRGDVLDEESLRLALQGVTVAFYLVHSMGSEDSFEEVDRDGAQNFARAARAAGVQRIVYVGALGDSHLPLSAHLRSRHEVGRLLRESGVPVIELRASIVIGAGSLSFEMIRALVERLPVMITPKWVSIPAQPIAVDDLLRFLILSIEVEDPGDGVFEIGGDDVVTYGELMREYARLRGLNRWMLPVPVLTPRLSSLWLGLVTPLFARVGSKLIESIQHPTIVRDGRATSVFDVRPGGITEAMERALRDEDQELVQTRWSDALSSAGAETNWGGVRFGNRLVDSRTIDVPLSCAAAFAPIQRIGGRTGWYYGDWLWAVRGALDLIVGGVGMRRGRPHVDTTHVGDALDCWRVEEFEPGHRLLLSAEMKLPGRAWLEFEVTDNGEASTIRQTAVFDPIGLSGLAYWYGIYILHQAVFRGMLRGIARTAGSGSGGV; encoded by the coding sequence ATGAGAGACGGTGATACCATTCTCGTCACCGGTGCGACCGGCTACATTGGGGGACGACTCCATCCGACGCTCGATCGGTCGGGCTATCGTGTTCGCTGCCTCGCCCGACGACCCGAGGCGCTGCGAGGGCGCGTTGGACCGAACACCGAGGTCGTGCGCGGCGACGTTCTCGACGAGGAGAGCCTGCGGCTAGCGCTCCAGGGCGTGACCGTAGCCTTCTACCTCGTCCACTCGATGGGTTCCGAAGACTCGTTCGAAGAGGTCGATCGAGACGGAGCTCAGAACTTCGCCCGCGCTGCACGCGCGGCCGGAGTGCAGCGCATCGTATACGTCGGCGCCCTGGGCGACAGCCACCTCCCCCTCTCGGCCCACCTAAGGAGTCGGCACGAAGTCGGTAGGCTCCTGCGAGAATCGGGCGTGCCGGTGATCGAGCTGCGGGCCTCCATCGTGATCGGCGCCGGGAGCCTATCGTTCGAGATGATCCGAGCCCTTGTCGAGCGGCTCCCCGTCATGATTACGCCCAAGTGGGTTTCGATCCCCGCACAGCCGATCGCTGTCGATGACCTTCTTCGCTTCCTGATTCTTTCGATCGAGGTGGAGGATCCCGGCGACGGCGTGTTCGAGATCGGTGGCGATGACGTCGTCACGTACGGCGAGTTGATGCGCGAGTATGCGCGTTTGCGGGGACTGAACCGATGGATGCTGCCGGTACCCGTCTTGACACCGCGGCTCTCCAGCCTCTGGCTTGGCCTCGTGACGCCTCTCTTTGCGCGGGTGGGGAGCAAACTCATCGAGAGCATTCAGCACCCGACTATCGTGCGCGACGGTCGGGCGACATCGGTCTTCGACGTACGCCCGGGTGGAATCACCGAAGCGATGGAACGTGCGCTTCGCGACGAGGATCAAGAGCTCGTTCAGACGCGCTGGTCCGATGCCCTCTCGTCGGCCGGTGCGGAGACGAACTGGGGCGGGGTACGCTTCGGGAACCGCTTGGTCGACTCCCGGACCATCGACGTGCCGCTTTCCTGCGCGGCGGCGTTCGCCCCCATCCAACGGATCGGGGGCCGGACCGGATGGTACTACGGCGATTGGCTCTGGGCGGTCCGAGGGGCACTCGATCTGATCGTCGGCGGCGTGGGCATGCGGCGGGGCCGGCCGCACGTAGACACGACGCACGTCGGCGACGCTCTGGACTGCTGGCGCGTAGAGGAGTTCGAACCCGGACATCGACTCCTTCTCTCCGCCGAGATGAAGCTCCCCGGACGAGCTTGGCTCGAGTTCGAGGTCACAGACAACGGCGAGGCGTCGACAATTCGACAGACGGCGGTGTTCGATCCGATCGGACTCTCCGGGCTAGCCTATTGGTATGGGATCTACATCCTTCACCAAGCAGTGTTTCGCGGTATGCTCCGCGGGATCGCCCGTACGGCGGGTTCCGGATCAGGCGGCGTGTGA
- a CDS encoding DUF378 domain-containing protein has product MKSISLRTLDILAAALAVAGGLNWGFIAISGVDLTSYLSGLDFGQLGEQNRLIYGAVGLGALYQVLTLPSLWKRWGIVGEPAATTLQSWPLPSRLEQREGKA; this is encoded by the coding sequence ATGAAGAGCATCAGCCTGAGAACCCTGGACATCCTCGCCGCCGCACTTGCCGTCGCAGGAGGACTGAATTGGGGATTCATAGCGATCTCCGGAGTGGACCTCACATCCTATTTGTCGGGTCTCGACTTCGGCCAATTGGGAGAACAGAACCGCCTAATCTACGGCGCCGTCGGACTCGGCGCGCTCTATCAGGTCCTAACCCTCCCGAGCCTTTGGAAGCGTTGGGGAATCGTCGGCGAGCCCGCCGCGACAACCCTGCAGAGCTGGCCTCTACCTAGCCGGCTCGAACAAAGAGAGGGAAAGGCATGA
- a CDS encoding fasciclin domain-containing protein: MKSIKILQSCAAVSVTTMALLLVGCGDGASQAGQGSDGAPTLDIIETADDAGSFQTLLAAVEAAGLTSTLRGDGPFTVFAPTDDAFAALPAGTVEDLLLPQNIETLTAILTYHVLGAEVRAADAIAAGSAETLNGQRVIIEESGGAVRVNDANVVAADVLASNGVIHVIDAVLLPE, translated from the coding sequence GTGAAGAGCATCAAAATACTGCAAAGCTGTGCCGCGGTGTCCGTCACGACGATGGCACTATTATTGGTTGGTTGCGGCGACGGCGCGAGCCAGGCTGGTCAGGGTTCCGACGGCGCTCCGACTCTCGACATCATTGAGACCGCGGATGACGCCGGGTCGTTTCAAACTCTTTTGGCAGCGGTAGAAGCCGCGGGCCTGACGAGCACGTTGCGCGGCGACGGTCCTTTCACGGTATTCGCGCCCACCGATGATGCGTTTGCGGCGCTACCCGCAGGCACGGTCGAAGACCTCCTCCTGCCCCAGAACATCGAGACGCTGACCGCGATCTTGACCTACCACGTCCTCGGCGCAGAGGTGAGGGCGGCGGATGCGATCGCGGCCGGATCAGCCGAGACCCTGAACGGACAGCGAGTCATCATTGAGGAGTCGGGTGGGGCCGTGCGGGTGAACGACGCGAACGTCGTGGCGGCCGATGTCCTCGCGTCCAACGGCGTCATTCATGTGATCGACGCCGTACTTCTTCCCGAGTAG
- a CDS encoding SDR family oxidoreductase, with translation MAECSLIQGASRGIGHALVRTLLAKAEVGTVYATCRDPENAGALCALSDDPRLVVLPLDVTRESTIEAAAAAVRAGNGRLDRIVNVAGILHDESGVAPEKRLDAISGDALQKVFAVNAFGPLLVMKHFHQLLRHDGRAVLANVSARVGSITDNRLGGWYGYRGSKAALNMFTRTAVIELARRAPNAIVVAIHPGTVDTEMSRPFQRGIPAEKLFDTDRAAAQILNVLASLEPEQSGSFLAWDGSAIPW, from the coding sequence ATGGCTGAATGCTCTCTGATTCAGGGAGCCAGCCGCGGCATCGGCCATGCGCTCGTCCGAACCCTCTTGGCGAAAGCAGAGGTCGGGACGGTTTATGCGACCTGCCGTGACCCGGAAAACGCCGGGGCGCTTTGTGCTCTGTCGGATGACCCGCGTCTGGTAGTCCTTCCGCTCGACGTCACCCGCGAGTCGACGATCGAGGCGGCAGCGGCTGCGGTCCGAGCCGGCAACGGTCGCCTGGATCGAATTGTGAACGTCGCGGGCATTCTGCACGACGAGAGCGGCGTGGCTCCCGAGAAGCGACTCGACGCAATCTCGGGGGATGCTCTTCAGAAGGTGTTCGCCGTAAATGCCTTCGGCCCACTCCTCGTAATGAAGCACTTCCACCAGCTGCTCCGGCACGACGGCCGCGCCGTTCTTGCGAACGTCTCGGCGCGCGTCGGGAGCATCACCGACAACCGACTCGGCGGATGGTACGGGTACCGCGGCTCGAAGGCAGCATTGAACATGTTCACGCGAACCGCCGTGATCGAACTTGCCCGACGTGCGCCCAACGCGATCGTGGTCGCCATTCATCCGGGAACCGTCGACACGGAGATGTCCCGCCCGTTTCAGCGGGGCATTCCGGCAGAGAAGCTCTTCGACACCGATCGAGCCGCGGCACAGATTCTCAACGTTCTCGCCAGTCTCGAGCCGGAGCAGTCCGGGAGTTTCCTTGCGTGGGACGGCTCGGCAATCCCGTGGTGA